The Thermanaerovibrio acidaminovorans DSM 6589 genome contains a region encoding:
- a CDS encoding PIN/TRAM domain-containing protein: MFRMMRGVIRLLLTMLGGVVGYQLGLFAMHEGGVVGAHLSAHPVAWTVVLISAFALVGFAVTPLFWMGLGKVGQIFESNLQGIGFHEILIALVGLTLGLLLANLIALPLARIPVIGIYLAVLLNVVLGYLGVRLLLRRRDDVWTLFSAAGSLKGKISFKGRKAHQEASTSGKADGFGFRVPKVLDTSILIDGRISDIVSTGFIEGPLILPRFVLSELQGVADSSDPIKRARGRRGLDVVNQMQKDLGEDMRILDVPMKDLGRDVVDEAIVALAKSMGGWVLTTDYNLNKIAQIEGVRVLNVNDLSNALKPMLLPGESIRVDVIREGKEPNQGVGYLEDGTMIVVEDGQRYIGSRVEVVVTSMLQTSAGRMIFARVRR, from the coding sequence ATGTTCAGGATGATGAGGGGGGTAATAAGGCTCCTCCTTACCATGCTCGGAGGGGTAGTTGGGTATCAACTTGGGTTGTTCGCCATGCACGAGGGGGGTGTGGTGGGGGCTCATCTATCGGCCCATCCGGTGGCGTGGACGGTGGTTTTGATATCCGCCTTCGCCCTGGTGGGTTTCGCGGTGACCCCCCTCTTCTGGATGGGGCTTGGAAAGGTTGGACAGATCTTCGAGTCCAACCTTCAGGGGATAGGGTTTCACGAGATATTGATCGCCCTGGTGGGGCTGACCCTGGGCTTGCTCCTGGCGAACCTGATCGCCCTTCCCCTGGCGAGGATCCCGGTGATAGGGATCTACCTGGCGGTGCTCCTCAACGTGGTGTTGGGTTATCTGGGGGTTAGGCTATTGCTCAGGAGGAGGGATGACGTCTGGACCCTGTTCTCCGCCGCGGGTTCCCTTAAGGGCAAGATCTCCTTTAAGGGCAGGAAGGCGCATCAGGAGGCATCCACCTCCGGCAAGGCGGATGGTTTCGGGTTCAGGGTCCCGAAGGTGCTGGACACCAGCATACTGATAGATGGCAGGATATCGGACATCGTCTCCACCGGCTTCATCGAGGGGCCCCTCATCCTGCCCAGGTTCGTGTTATCGGAGCTTCAGGGGGTGGCGGACAGCTCGGACCCAATAAAGAGGGCCCGGGGTCGTAGGGGGCTGGACGTGGTGAACCAGATGCAGAAGGACCTGGGGGAGGACATGAGGATACTGGATGTGCCCATGAAAGACCTGGGTAGGGACGTGGTGGACGAGGCCATCGTGGCCCTGGCCAAGTCGATGGGGGGGTGGGTCCTGACCACCGATTACAACCTGAACAAGATAGCCCAGATAGAGGGGGTTCGGGTCCTCAACGTGAACGACCTATCCAACGCCTTGAAGCCCATGTTGTTGCCCGGGGAGAGCATCCGGGTGGACGTTATAAGGGAGGGCAAGGAGCCCAACCAGGGGGTTGGCTACCTGGAGGACGGCACCATGATCGTGGTGGAGGACGGCCAGCGGTACATAGGGAGCCGGGTGGAGGTGGTGGTTACCTCCATGCTCCAGACCTCGGCGGGACGTATGATCTTTGCCCGGGTGAGGAGGTAG
- a CDS encoding septal ring lytic transglycosylase RlpA family protein has product MGLLPALGWAVGPSVVEEEGSGLVWRLFGEELWRFPPSLGDKAMAAAEELNVALARGFSLSDLKVVESQGGWSLMVGSCGVITFLSEDSGLLRLPPRVTALLVLSRIYDVLGASCGAVAEGDSRFRLRGGSVATGKISWYGGESFVGRRFSNGEVYTGNELVAAAKDLPFGTLLRIKNPATGKTIVVRVVDRFREHKGRILDVSKAAAEMLGFKAQGIANVLVEVIGHVKKVGGK; this is encoded by the coding sequence TTGGGGCTTCTGCCCGCCCTGGGGTGGGCGGTGGGGCCCTCGGTGGTGGAGGAGGAGGGTAGTGGGCTCGTGTGGCGCCTCTTTGGGGAGGAGCTGTGGCGATTCCCGCCGTCGCTGGGGGACAAGGCCATGGCGGCGGCGGAGGAGCTGAACGTTGCCCTGGCCCGGGGGTTCAGCCTGTCGGACCTCAAGGTGGTGGAGTCCCAGGGGGGGTGGTCCCTGATGGTGGGGAGCTGTGGGGTGATAACCTTCTTATCCGAGGACTCGGGGTTGCTCCGGTTGCCCCCTAGGGTCACCGCCCTGTTGGTGCTCTCCAGGATCTACGACGTGCTGGGGGCCTCTTGCGGGGCGGTGGCGGAGGGGGACTCCAGGTTCCGCCTTAGGGGTGGGAGTGTGGCCACCGGCAAGATATCCTGGTACGGGGGGGAGTCCTTCGTGGGGCGCCGGTTCTCCAACGGGGAGGTCTACACCGGCAACGAGCTGGTGGCGGCCGCCAAGGATCTGCCCTTCGGGACGTTGCTGAGGATAAAGAACCCCGCTACCGGCAAGACCATAGTGGTCCGGGTGGTGGATCGTTTCAGGGAGCACAAGGGCAGGATCCTTGACGTATCCAAGGCGGCGGCGGAGATGCTGGGGTTCAAGGCCCAGGGGATAGCCAACGTCCTGGTGGAGGTGATAGGTCACGTCAAGAAGGTGGGCGGGAAGTGA
- a CDS encoding bifunctional 3,4-dihydroxy-2-butanone-4-phosphate synthase/GTP cyclohydrolase II, producing MTDEMRQVLSSIEDAIEVISRGGMVIVVDDAQRENEGDLLMAAQFCQGEHINFMARYGRGLICAPVDQEIARRLELNPMVSHNTDLHETAFTVSVDAREGTTTGISAEERALTARLLADPESRPEDFRRPGHLFPLIARRGGVLKRAGHTEAAVDLARYAGLRPAGVICEIMKDDGSMARLPDLVEFAKEHGLKIISIEDLIAYRSRREKLVVREAEVHLPTAYGDFRAIAYRFVLDEDPDKLHIALVKGDVQGRSGVLVRVHSECFTGDILGSLRCDCGPQLHRAMEMIEREGTGVLLYMRQEGRGIGLLPKLKAYELQEKGLDTVEANEALGYEADLRDYGVGAQILADLGLKEIRLLTNNPRKIVGLEGYGLKILERVPIEVAPNPYNERYLKTKSCKLGHHLHL from the coding sequence ATGACCGATGAGATGAGGCAGGTCCTCAGCTCCATAGAGGACGCGATAGAGGTTATATCCCGGGGCGGGATGGTCATAGTGGTGGACGACGCCCAGCGGGAGAACGAGGGGGACCTTCTAATGGCCGCCCAGTTCTGTCAGGGGGAGCACATAAACTTCATGGCCCGGTACGGCCGGGGGCTGATATGCGCTCCGGTGGACCAGGAGATCGCCAGGAGGCTGGAGCTGAACCCCATGGTCAGCCACAACACGGACCTTCACGAGACCGCCTTCACGGTGAGCGTGGACGCTCGGGAGGGGACCACCACTGGCATATCCGCCGAGGAGAGGGCCCTGACCGCCAGGCTGCTGGCGGATCCGGAGTCCAGACCCGAGGATTTCAGGCGGCCGGGGCACCTCTTCCCCCTCATAGCCCGACGGGGTGGGGTGCTGAAGAGGGCTGGTCACACCGAGGCGGCGGTGGACCTGGCCAGGTATGCGGGGTTGCGCCCCGCAGGGGTCATATGCGAGATCATGAAGGACGATGGATCCATGGCCAGGCTCCCGGACTTGGTGGAGTTCGCCAAGGAGCATGGGTTGAAGATAATATCCATCGAGGACCTGATAGCCTATCGGAGCCGCCGGGAGAAACTGGTTGTGCGGGAGGCGGAGGTGCACCTCCCAACCGCCTACGGGGACTTCAGGGCCATCGCGTACCGGTTCGTGTTGGATGAGGACCCGGACAAGCTTCACATAGCCCTGGTCAAGGGGGACGTTCAGGGTCGATCGGGGGTTCTGGTCCGGGTTCACTCCGAGTGTTTCACCGGTGACATCCTGGGATCTCTCCGTTGCGATTGCGGTCCCCAGCTTCATAGGGCCATGGAGATGATAGAGCGGGAGGGGACGGGGGTCCTCCTCTACATGAGACAGGAGGGCAGGGGGATAGGGCTCCTGCCGAAGCTGAAGGCCTACGAGCTTCAGGAGAAGGGGCTTGACACCGTGGAGGCCAACGAGGCCTTAGGGTACGAGGCGGATCTACGGGACTACGGGGTTGGCGCCCAGATCCTGGCGGACCTGGGGCTCAAGGAGATCCGGCTGCTCACCAACAACCCCCGTAAGATCGTGGGCCTCGAGGGCTACGGGCTCAAGATCCTGGAGAGGGTCCCCATAGAGGTGGCGCCAAACCCGTACAACGAGAGGTATCTCAAGACCAAGTCCTGCAAGTTGGGGCACCATCTGCATCTTTAG
- the ribE gene encoding 6,7-dimethyl-8-ribityllumazine synthase — translation MRTYSGKLVGSGLRFAIVVSRFNELISSRLLDGAKDALLRHDVRHQDVDVFWVPGAWEIPLVVKEIALTGKYDGIVALGAVIRGDTPHFDYVSAETSKGIASVGLEHRVPVAFGVLTCDNLEQALIRAGSKAGNKGAEAALTALEMARLLEQIRKDRGEGEE, via the coding sequence TTGAGGACTTACTCAGGCAAGCTGGTAGGTAGCGGTTTGAGGTTCGCCATCGTGGTCTCCCGGTTCAACGAGCTGATCTCCTCTCGGCTCCTAGACGGGGCCAAGGATGCGCTCTTGAGGCACGATGTGAGGCATCAGGATGTGGACGTTTTCTGGGTCCCCGGGGCCTGGGAGATCCCCTTGGTGGTCAAGGAGATAGCCCTCACCGGCAAGTACGATGGCATCGTGGCGCTTGGAGCGGTGATCCGGGGGGACACCCCCCACTTCGACTATGTGTCCGCCGAGACCAGCAAGGGCATAGCCTCCGTGGGGTTGGAGCACCGGGTGCCGGTGGCGTTCGGGGTGCTCACCTGCGACAACCTGGAGCAGGCCCTGATCCGGGCGGGCAGCAAGGCGGGCAACAAGGGGGCCGAGGCGGCCCTCACCGCCCTTGAGATGGCAAGGCTCTTGGAGCAGATAAGGAAGGATCGTGGGGAAGGGGAGGAGTAG
- the ispF gene encoding 2-C-methyl-D-erythritol 2,4-cyclodiphosphate synthase yields the protein MRWSFVCVAAGSGSRLGGEPKQFRLLGGRPVWAWSAEVARQLWREGLVGDFVLVVPHSHPLEAILEEWEGPLAPMGFSVVAGGLRRQDSVIRGIAQARGEMVLVHDAARPLVSLDLCLRLIRRAEERGSAVPLIGCHDSVRAMSDGEVVGSLDRSGLMLTQTPQAFPRLQLMEVLSQGGKFTDEAEAWLASGRRIGWVEGDRRAFKVTDQLDWEVARALVEPVEYRCGHGYDVHPLVPGRPLILGGLEIEGANLGLQGHSDADAVCHAVADAILGAAGEPDIGTLFPASDDRYKGAYSLDLLAEAYRRVVQGGFQIQWVDVTINAQVPKLSSWIPRIRSSISRALGGLKVVNVKVKSGEHVGSVGRGESIVCHAVATLRRS from the coding sequence TTGCGCTGGTCCTTTGTTTGCGTCGCCGCCGGATCGGGAAGCCGCCTGGGGGGGGAGCCCAAGCAGTTCAGGTTACTGGGGGGGCGTCCCGTGTGGGCCTGGAGCGCGGAGGTGGCCCGCCAGCTTTGGCGGGAGGGCCTGGTGGGCGATTTCGTCCTGGTGGTTCCCCATTCCCATCCGTTGGAGGCCATTCTTGAAGAGTGGGAGGGGCCCCTTGCCCCCATGGGGTTTAGTGTGGTGGCCGGAGGTTTGAGGAGGCAGGACTCGGTCATAAGGGGTATCGCCCAGGCCCGGGGGGAGATGGTCCTGGTTCACGATGCGGCCCGGCCCCTCGTCTCCCTGGACCTTTGCCTCCGGCTGATCAGACGGGCGGAGGAGAGGGGCTCCGCGGTCCCCTTGATAGGGTGTCATGACTCGGTCCGAGCCATGTCCGATGGAGAGGTGGTGGGGTCGCTGGATCGGTCGGGGCTCATGCTGACCCAGACCCCCCAGGCCTTTCCCCGTCTTCAGCTGATGGAGGTCCTATCGCAGGGCGGGAAGTTCACCGACGAGGCGGAGGCCTGGCTGGCCTCCGGACGGAGGATCGGCTGGGTGGAGGGAGACAGGCGGGCCTTCAAGGTGACGGATCAGCTGGATTGGGAGGTGGCCAGGGCCTTGGTGGAGCCGGTGGAGTACAGATGCGGTCACGGGTACGATGTTCACCCCTTGGTGCCCGGCAGGCCCCTTATCCTGGGGGGACTTGAGATAGAGGGGGCCAATCTGGGGCTGCAGGGGCACTCAGATGCGGACGCGGTCTGTCACGCGGTGGCGGACGCCATCCTGGGGGCCGCAGGGGAGCCCGACATAGGGACCCTATTCCCCGCCTCGGACGACCGCTACAAGGGGGCCTACAGTCTGGATCTCCTGGCGGAGGCCTATCGTCGGGTGGTCCAAGGGGGTTTCCAGATCCAGTGGGTGGACGTGACGATAAATGCGCAGGTTCCCAAACTTTCAAGTTGGATTCCTCGGATAAGATCGTCAATTTCCCGGGCACTTGGGGGTTTAAAAGTGGTCAATGTTAAGGTAAAATCCGGGGAACACGTGGGATCCGTGGGCAGAGGGGAGAGCATAGTGTGTCACGCGGTGGCCACCTTGCGAAGGTCTTAG
- the serS gene encoding serine--tRNA ligase: protein MMDIKWVRDNVEAAREYLRNRRSDFPLDRLLELDERRRQILGEVEEIKARRNEGSKRVGEMKRRGEDASALMEDMRSLGDRVSQLEAELGSVQGELDDLMLRMPNRPHSTVPVGEDETSNPVVRTWGEPRRFDFEPRPHWEIGEILGIMDFERAVRLAESRFVVLKGLGARLERALVQYMLDLHTSNGFIEVSPPFLVSSATMTGTGQLPKFSEDLYRCANDDLWLIPTAEVPLTNLHSGEILDEDSLPLHYTAHTPCFRREAGSYGRDVKGMLRVHQFPKVELVKICRPEESYDELESLTASAESVLKGLGLPYRVVCLCTGDMGFASSKTYDIEVWLPSQGCYREISSCSNCEDFQARRMNTRYRPKEGGRPRFVHTLNGSGIAVGRCLLAIVENFQREDGSIEIPEALVPYMGGVREITPPVKR from the coding sequence ATGATGGACATCAAGTGGGTGAGGGATAACGTGGAGGCCGCCAGGGAGTACCTCCGGAATAGGAGGTCCGACTTTCCCCTGGACAGGCTCCTGGAGCTGGACGAGCGGCGGAGGCAGATCCTGGGCGAGGTGGAGGAGATAAAGGCCCGGAGGAACGAGGGGTCCAAGCGGGTGGGGGAGATGAAGCGCCGGGGGGAGGACGCCTCCGCCCTCATGGAGGATATGCGCTCCCTGGGGGACCGGGTTTCCCAGCTGGAGGCGGAGCTGGGCTCTGTCCAGGGGGAGCTGGACGACCTGATGCTTAGGATGCCCAACAGGCCCCACTCCACCGTTCCGGTGGGGGAGGACGAGACCTCCAACCCGGTGGTCCGCACCTGGGGTGAGCCCCGGCGGTTCGATTTCGAGCCCAGGCCGCACTGGGAGATCGGCGAGATCTTGGGGATCATGGACTTCGAGCGGGCGGTCAGGCTGGCGGAGAGCCGCTTCGTGGTGCTGAAGGGCCTTGGGGCCCGGTTGGAGAGGGCCCTGGTGCAGTACATGCTGGACCTACACACCTCCAACGGCTTCATTGAGGTCTCCCCCCCGTTCCTGGTCAGCAGCGCCACCATGACCGGCACCGGACAGCTTCCCAAGTTCTCCGAAGACCTCTACCGGTGCGCCAACGACGATCTTTGGCTCATCCCCACCGCGGAGGTGCCCCTGACCAACCTGCACTCGGGGGAGATCCTGGACGAGGACTCCCTGCCCCTGCATTACACCGCCCACACCCCCTGCTTCAGGCGGGAGGCGGGAAGCTACGGCAGGGATGTGAAGGGGATGCTGCGGGTTCATCAGTTCCCCAAGGTGGAGCTGGTTAAGATATGCCGGCCGGAGGAGAGCTACGATGAGCTGGAGAGCCTCACCGCCTCTGCTGAGTCGGTTCTGAAGGGGTTGGGCCTGCCGTACCGAGTGGTGTGCCTGTGCACCGGCGACATGGGCTTCGCCTCCAGCAAGACCTACGACATCGAGGTCTGGCTGCCCTCCCAGGGTTGCTACCGGGAGATAAGCTCCTGCAGCAACTGCGAGGATTTCCAGGCCAGGAGGATGAACACCCGGTATCGCCCCAAGGAGGGGGGCAGACCCCGATTCGTTCACACCCTGAACGGTTCCGGCATAGCGGTTGGGCGCTGCCTCTTGGCCATAGTGGAGAACTTCCAGCGGGAGGACGGGTCCATAGAGATCCCCGAGGCCCTGGTCCCCTACATGGGGGGTGTGAGGGAGATAACCCCCCCGGTTAAGCGCTAG
- the guaB gene encoding IMP dehydrogenase has product MSFEDRFVGYEGFTFDDVLLEPAYSEVLPYQVDLRSQLTPKIGLNIPIVSAAMDTVTESRLAIAMAREGGMGVIHRNMPIDRQAAEVDKVKRSESGVIVDPFYLYPQDKIQDAVDLMSHYHISGVPIVDEKLRLVGIITNRDLRFVTDYGQAISEVMTKDGLVTAPVGTTLDDAKDILMRHKIEKLPIVDGEGKLKGLITIKDIQKAKEFPNAAKDEHGRLRVGAAIGVGSDSLARAEALVKAGVDLIVVDTAHGHSVAVLNTVRELRSRYPELQIVGGNIATGEAARDLIDAGADAVKVGIGPGSICTTRVVAGIGVPQVAAIMNVARVAHQMGRMVIADGGIRYSGDIVKALAAGADVVMIGSLLAGTEESPGEVVISRGRSFKSYRGMGSLGAMKEGCSKDRYFQEGTVEDKLVPEGIEGLVPYKGPLSSVVYQMAGGIRAGMGYVGAPDIRTLQTRSRFIKITAASVKENHPHDVTITKEAPNYWLE; this is encoded by the coding sequence ATGAGTTTTGAGGATCGTTTCGTTGGCTACGAGGGGTTCACGTTCGATGATGTGCTTCTGGAGCCGGCCTACAGCGAGGTGTTGCCCTATCAGGTGGACCTCAGGAGCCAATTGACCCCCAAGATAGGTCTCAACATCCCCATAGTCAGCGCCGCCATGGACACGGTGACCGAGAGCCGCCTGGCCATAGCCATGGCCCGGGAGGGTGGAATGGGGGTGATCCACCGGAACATGCCGATAGATAGGCAGGCGGCGGAGGTTGACAAGGTTAAGAGGTCCGAGTCGGGGGTCATCGTTGATCCCTTCTACCTCTACCCGCAGGACAAGATACAGGACGCGGTGGACCTCATGTCCCACTATCACATCTCCGGCGTTCCCATCGTGGACGAAAAGCTGAGGCTGGTGGGGATAATAACCAACCGGGACCTTCGGTTTGTCACCGACTACGGTCAGGCCATATCGGAGGTGATGACCAAGGATGGGCTGGTGACCGCCCCGGTGGGAACCACCCTGGACGACGCCAAGGACATACTGATGAGGCACAAGATAGAGAAGCTCCCCATAGTTGACGGGGAGGGGAAGCTCAAGGGGCTTATCACCATAAAGGACATCCAGAAGGCCAAGGAGTTCCCCAACGCCGCCAAGGACGAGCATGGCCGTCTTAGGGTTGGGGCCGCGATAGGGGTTGGCAGCGACTCTCTGGCCAGGGCGGAGGCGCTTGTGAAGGCCGGGGTGGACCTGATAGTGGTGGACACCGCCCATGGCCACTCGGTGGCGGTTTTGAACACCGTGAGGGAGCTGAGGAGCCGCTATCCGGAGCTTCAGATAGTGGGGGGTAACATAGCCACCGGCGAGGCGGCCCGGGACCTCATCGACGCCGGGGCCGACGCGGTGAAGGTTGGAATAGGGCCCGGCTCCATATGTACCACCCGGGTGGTGGCGGGCATAGGGGTGCCTCAGGTGGCGGCCATAATGAACGTGGCTCGGGTGGCCCATCAGATGGGCAGGATGGTGATAGCTGACGGGGGCATCCGCTACTCGGGGGACATAGTGAAGGCCCTTGCCGCCGGGGCGGACGTGGTGATGATAGGTTCCCTCCTGGCGGGAACCGAGGAGAGCCCCGGTGAGGTGGTCATCTCCCGGGGACGGTCCTTCAAGAGCTACAGGGGCATGGGATCCCTGGGGGCCATGAAGGAGGGCTGCAGTAAGGACCGGTACTTCCAGGAGGGGACCGTGGAGGACAAGCTGGTGCCCGAGGGCATAGAGGGGCTGGTGCCCTACAAGGGGCCCCTGTCTTCGGTGGTGTACCAGATGGCGGGGGGCATAAGGGCAGGCATGGGTTACGTGGGTGCCCCGGACATAAGGACATTGCAGACCAGGAGCCGGTTCATAAAGATAACCGCCGCCTCGGTTAAGGAGAACCACCCCCATGATGTTACAATAACCAAGGAGGCTCCCAACTACTGGCTTGAGTGA
- a CDS encoding WecB/TagA/CpsF family glycosyltransferase — protein MSGQDAFWSLLLIAAVGMVGVLIQRFFKGHLARDQYYYVKDIVVLGSWAMMGLWSGNGLLKWVIVAAMGGFFLGFCQKVQRSFDLRPLFLLLGLALALWGPRIGFLGMPGDVFLFLPEGVAVLLSAMWYSLFPLIFQEVDQIPGLGGQLLLVGWGMMTLGVLTASSGWNEVTYASLGGLVIIVAFWSRYLHVYGRLGEHMAALWGVLFGGLSVLGVSKGLAFSVLFMAPVGLFLVPLAETSLRITGAVLMRRELGNVTLYRALMNRGMDHPKAVYLVTTVCLAFGMMGFSAQRSASYLQLGVLMSSGIMLVFTCFLVFFQGGEGVRHQRRPRIFDVFVDNVSLNYVLGRIRAMVAGGENCLICTLDALGALRSREDGTYRKALNRADFVLPDGKGLMEGLRFLGTPIVERLPGVEFVDHLSRLAAAEGWGVYLLGGLPGVAEEAARKLSARHRGLNVVGARDGYFSKEEEPSVVEAIKSSGARVLVVGLGVPRQEIWLEDLLKGDAPPLRGVVGIGVGGSLDVISGRLKRAPKGWQRMGLEWLYRVIQEPWRIRRVMRLPLFVLLVMAERFGRRREG, from the coding sequence TTGTCCGGCCAAGACGCGTTCTGGAGCCTGCTCCTCATAGCCGCCGTGGGGATGGTTGGGGTCCTGATCCAGCGGTTCTTCAAGGGGCACCTGGCCAGGGACCAGTACTACTATGTGAAGGACATAGTGGTCCTTGGGTCCTGGGCCATGATGGGGCTCTGGTCTGGAAACGGGCTCTTGAAGTGGGTGATCGTGGCTGCCATGGGGGGGTTCTTCCTCGGTTTCTGCCAGAAGGTGCAGAGGTCCTTCGATCTTAGGCCCCTCTTCCTGCTTCTTGGGTTAGCCCTGGCTCTGTGGGGGCCCAGGATCGGGTTTCTTGGCATGCCGGGGGATGTGTTCCTCTTCCTGCCCGAGGGGGTGGCGGTGCTCCTTTCTGCCATGTGGTACTCCCTGTTCCCCCTCATCTTCCAGGAGGTGGACCAGATACCGGGCCTGGGGGGGCAGCTCCTGTTGGTGGGGTGGGGGATGATGACCCTGGGGGTCCTCACCGCTTCCTCCGGGTGGAACGAGGTTACCTACGCGTCCCTTGGGGGGCTGGTGATCATTGTGGCCTTCTGGAGCAGGTACCTTCACGTTTACGGTCGCCTGGGGGAGCACATGGCGGCCCTATGGGGGGTCCTGTTCGGGGGCCTGTCGGTCCTCGGGGTCTCCAAGGGGCTCGCCTTCTCGGTGCTCTTCATGGCCCCAGTGGGGCTCTTCCTGGTGCCCCTGGCGGAGACGTCTCTAAGGATAACCGGGGCGGTACTCATGCGGCGGGAGCTGGGGAACGTTACCCTCTACAGGGCGTTGATGAACCGGGGGATGGATCACCCCAAGGCGGTGTATCTGGTTACCACCGTCTGCCTTGCCTTTGGCATGATGGGCTTCTCCGCCCAGCGGTCCGCCAGCTACCTTCAGTTGGGGGTGCTGATGTCATCGGGGATCATGCTGGTCTTCACCTGCTTCCTGGTCTTCTTCCAGGGGGGAGAGGGCGTAAGACATCAGCGCAGGCCAAGGATCTTCGATGTCTTCGTGGACAACGTGTCGCTCAACTACGTGTTGGGCCGGATACGGGCCATGGTGGCGGGGGGCGAGAACTGCCTGATCTGTACCCTGGACGCCCTAGGTGCCTTGAGGTCCAGGGAGGATGGGACCTACCGGAAGGCGCTGAACCGGGCGGACTTCGTCCTACCCGATGGGAAGGGGCTCATGGAGGGCCTGAGGTTCCTGGGGACCCCCATCGTGGAGCGGCTTCCGGGGGTGGAGTTCGTGGATCACCTCTCCAGGTTGGCCGCCGCCGAGGGGTGGGGAGTTTACCTCCTAGGGGGTCTCCCCGGGGTGGCGGAGGAGGCGGCCCGCAAGCTGAGCGCAAGGCACCGGGGGCTTAATGTGGTTGGCGCCCGGGACGGCTACTTTTCTAAGGAGGAGGAGCCGTCGGTGGTGGAGGCAATAAAGTCCTCCGGGGCCAGGGTTCTGGTGGTGGGCCTTGGGGTTCCCAGGCAGGAGATCTGGCTAGAGGACCTTTTGAAGGGGGATGCCCCTCCTTTGAGAGGGGTGGTCGGTATAGGGGTTGGTGGAAGCCTGGATGTGATATCCGGTCGCCTCAAGAGGGCGCCCAAGGGGTGGCAGAGGATGGGGCTCGAGTGGCTCTACCGGGTCATCCAGGAGCCCTGGCGGATCCGGCGGGTCATGAGGCTACCGCTGTTCGTGCTTCTGGTGATGGCCGAGCGGTTCGGCAGGCGGCGGGAGGGTTAG
- the recR gene encoding recombination mediator RecR produces MAGVGIPSVDGLIEKLKRLPGVGEKGARRFAFFILGQPKDWVEDLSRAIREARWSVRPCSVCGGLAEGDLCPICSDPARDREVICVVESQEDCVAMERHRIFNGRYHVLGGRYSPLDGEDIPSEALASLRDRVERGGVQEVILALAPSVEGELTALAVKEALDDLPVKVSRLSSGLPVGGSIGFADSATLKLALEGRRGM; encoded by the coding sequence TTGGCGGGGGTAGGCATACCGTCGGTAGATGGCCTGATCGAGAAGCTGAAGAGGTTGCCCGGGGTGGGTGAGAAGGGGGCCCGGCGGTTCGCCTTCTTCATCCTGGGGCAGCCCAAGGATTGGGTGGAGGATCTGTCCCGGGCCATCCGGGAGGCCCGTTGGTCCGTCAGGCCCTGTAGCGTGTGTGGGGGCCTGGCGGAGGGGGACCTGTGCCCCATATGTTCAGATCCGGCTCGTGACCGGGAGGTAATCTGCGTGGTGGAGTCCCAGGAGGACTGCGTGGCCATGGAGAGGCACCGGATCTTCAACGGAAGGTACCACGTCCTGGGGGGCAGGTACTCCCCCCTGGACGGGGAGGATATACCGTCGGAGGCGTTGGCCTCACTGCGCGATAGGGTGGAGAGAGGGGGGGTTCAGGAGGTTATCCTGGCCCTGGCCCCAAGCGTTGAGGGGGAGCTGACCGCCCTGGCGGTGAAGGAGGCCCTGGACGACCTGCCGGTCAAGGTCTCCAGGCTCTCCTCCGGTCTGCCCGTTGGGGGCAGCATAGGTTTCGCCGACAGCGCCACCCTGAAGTTGGCGTTGGAGGGCAGGCGGGGCATGTGA
- a CDS encoding riboflavin synthase, whose amino-acid sequence MWEISIGAPHGFLAEVRPGDSVAVCGVCLTAVKVGGGAFSAQMMEETVGRTKLGALRGGSKVNLELAMRVNGRLDGHLVQGHVDCVGTVSRWEMGGESPKLWISIPRDFAPLVVPKGSVAIDGVSLTVIDALEEAFSVGLIPETLMRTSLGGLRVGDPVNLEGDIIGKYVLRLLGTVFNGDSSEGSLGREGITLEMLARHGWDVGGRY is encoded by the coding sequence GTGTGGGAGATTTCCATCGGGGCCCCCCATGGTTTCCTGGCGGAGGTCCGGCCTGGGGACTCGGTGGCGGTCTGCGGCGTTTGTCTCACCGCCGTAAAGGTGGGGGGCGGGGCCTTCAGCGCCCAGATGATGGAGGAGACCGTGGGTCGAACCAAGCTGGGGGCTCTGAGGGGGGGCAGTAAGGTCAACCTGGAGCTCGCCATGAGGGTCAACGGTCGGCTGGATGGGCACCTGGTCCAGGGGCACGTGGACTGCGTGGGCACCGTGAGTCGTTGGGAGATGGGTGGGGAATCCCCAAAGCTGTGGATCTCGATCCCCCGGGACTTCGCCCCCCTGGTGGTCCCCAAGGGATCCGTGGCCATCGACGGGGTGAGCCTCACGGTGATAGACGCCCTTGAGGAGGCCTTCTCGGTGGGGCTGATCCCCGAGACCTTGATGCGCACCTCCCTGGGGGGGCTTAGAGTGGGGGATCCGGTTAACCTTGAGGGGGATATAATAGGCAAATACGTCTTGAGGCTCCTGGGCACCGTCTTCAATGGGGATTCGTCGGAGGGATCCCTTGGAAGGGAGGGCATAACCCTGGAGATGTTGGCGAGACATGGTTGGGACGTTGGGGGGCGTTACTGA